The proteins below are encoded in one region of Lytechinus pictus isolate F3 Inbred chromosome 11, Lp3.0, whole genome shotgun sequence:
- the LOC129271199 gene encoding uncharacterized protein LOC129271199 isoform X2 produces MAAPLGSISVRLSTASFTFKRRKNRPAITKSAEGTTSDLLSTEKCIENSKTSQEITCVPVIVEFRRLLESVKYKSIDVVPGISNVELLHTVVGLYDTCLPDITPQVLYSTVTGKWAKTLVLLRSKKDVALELQQRLLQQEREIEKNTAQKETISLNNNADVNKDSAIANDTPTKTINSNADVDPSVTNDSGETKESPLLRLLEIGGDGEATNVIQNSKASNSQPGGEKDYANDTVAKEEVDCVTKEDGELVAKEDLEDVLEEEEQRKVFADVFSDSDSEEEESEEEEEERDFSKGIHEFLRAVKQRKERREELSLNPTLEEIESTVGIESRIVACATWEKSHIRPGEKIVQIDLMGVRKRCRRCGIGRYLLRQMKDVSIVGPYDSLVVYADHSAVDFFALHGFSDDIVLNSKYSDLADNWTNCTLMCYIPPFVGQTILKETDMTLDLKEIEMELQKWTEKSRDAYQGQVSCIMRLRHEVIALRALVSSQKDLISSLTEELESTQTDKLMIEKSFLEHRIAAIKAGYYERHYGDGPSNGTAKESQTENHYTVGTDGDDEAEDESDDDGDDEEEEDHDGDVDEEEEEIDTETLIKALEAEARNLKGRRQSFDIGGLVEQREIAERFESEMIDNPRPGARCHVTKVSMVSNHVTRHLIHHWIRSTWSNHFTYCAIL; encoded by the exons ATGGCAGCGCCCTTGGGATCAATTTCGGTGCGACTAAGCACTGCAAGCTTCACATTTAAACGACGTAAAAACAGACCAGCAATTACTAAGTCAGCTGAGGGTACAACAAGTGATCTATTGTCAACGGAAAAATGCATCGAAAATAGCAAAACAAGTCAAGAAATAACGTGTGTTCCAGTTATAGTTGAATTCCGACGTCTCCTCGAGAGTGTCAAGTACAAAAGCATTGACGTCGTGCCCGGG ATTTCAAATGTTGAGCTACTCCATACTGTAGTTGGTCTCTATGACACGTGTCTTCCTGATATCACCCCTCAAGTTCTCTATTCAACTGTGACTGGAAAGTGGGCTAAAACACTTGTACTTCTCAGAAGTAAAAAGG ATGTGGCCCTGGAACTACAGCAAAGGCTTCTTCAAcaggagagagaaatagagaaaaatactGCACAGAAAGAAACAATATCACTGAACAATAATGCTGATGTGAACAAAGACTCTGCCATCGCTAATGACACCCCAACTAAGACAATAAACTCTAATGCAGATGTAGATCCCAGCGTGACTAACGATTCAGGTGAAACCAAAGAAAGTCCTCTCTTGAGACTACTAGAAATCGGTGGTGACGGAGAGGCAACTAATGTAATACAGAACAGTAAAGCCAGTAATAGTCAACCTGGTGGGGAAAAAGATTATGCTAATGATACGGTTGCTAAGGAGGAGGTGGATTGTGTGACTAAGGAGGATGGAGAGTTGGTTGCTAAGGAGGATTTAGAAGATGTCTTGGAGGAGGAAGAGCAGAGGAAGGTATTCGCTGATGTGTTCAGTGACTCTGACAGTGAGGAGGAAGAAAG tgaagaagaagaggaagaaagggaCTTTTCAAAAGGCATCCATGAATTCCTGAGAGCAGTGAAACagaggaaagagaggagagaaGAGTTGAGTTTAAACCCGACCCTGGAGGAAATAGAATCAACGGTCGGGATCGAGTCAAGGATTGTGGCTTGTGCAACTTGGGAAAAGTCCCACAT CCGTCCAGGTGAGAAGATTGTCCAGATAGACTTGATGGGCGTGAGAAAGAGATGCAGAAGATGTGGTATCGGGAGATATTTGTTAAGG CAAATGAAAGATGTAAGCATTGTTGGACCTTATGATTCTCTGGTGGTGTATGCTGACCATTCTGCAGTGGATTTCTTTGCGCTTCATGGCTTCAGTGATGACATTGTCTTGAATAGTAAATACTCTGACCTAGCCGATAATTGGACCAACTGCACCCTCATGTGCTACATACCTCCTTTTGTTG GACAAACAATTTTGAAGGAAACAGacatgacccttgacctgaaagAGATTGAGATGGAGCTTCAGAAATGGACAGAGAAAAGCCGAGATGCGTACCAAGGTCAGGTCTCATGCATTATGAGGTTACGACATGAGGTCATCGCACTTCGTGCTCTG GTGAGTTCACAGAAAGATCTGATCAGCTCATTGACAGAGGAGCTTGAAAGTACTCAGACAGATAAGCTCATGATCG AGAAAAGTTTTCTGGAGCATAGAATAGCAGCCATCAAAGCAGGGTATTATGAGAGGCACTATGGTGATGGTCCAT CAAACGGGACTGCAAAGGAGTCCCAGACAGAGAATCATTACACCGTTGGTACCGATGGGGACGATGAGGCAGAAGATGAAAgcgatgatgatggggatgatgaggaggaggaggatcaTGATGGGGATGtagatgaagaggaggaggagatagatacagagacttTAATCAAAGCTCTAGAGGCTGAAGCAAGAAACTTGAAAG GTCGAAGACAGAGTTTTGATATTGGAGGCCTGGTTGAACAACGGGAGATCGCTGAGCGTTTTGAATCAGAGATGATTGACAATCCTCGACCCGGAGCAAGATGTCATGTGaccaaggtttccatggtaagtAATCATGTGACCAGACATCTGATACACCATTGGATACGATCTACATGGAGCAATCATTTTACATACTGTGCCATTTTGTAG
- the LOC129271199 gene encoding uncharacterized protein LOC129271199 isoform X1 gives MAAPLGSISVRLSTASFTFKRRKNRPAITKSAEGTTSDLLSTEKCIENSKTSQEITCVPVIVEFRRLLESVKYKSIDVVPGISNVELLHTVVGLYDTCLPDITPQVLYSTVTGKWAKTLVLLRSKKDVALELQQRLLQQEREIEKNTAQKETISLNNNADVNKDSAIANDTPTKTINSNADVDPSVTNDSGETKESPLLRLLEIGGDGEATNVIQNSKASNSQPGGEKDYANDTVAKEEVDCVTKEDGELVAKEDLEDVLEEEEQRKVFADVFSDSDSEEEESEEEEEERDFSKGIHEFLRAVKQRKERREELSLNPTLEEIESTVGIESRIVACATWEKSHIRPGEKIVQIDLMGVRKRCRRCGIGRYLLRQMKDVSIVGPYDSLVVYADHSAVDFFALHGFSDDIVLNSKYSDLADNWTNCTLMCYIPPFVGQTILKETDMTLDLKEIEMELQKWTEKSRDAYQGQVSCIMRLRHEVIALRALVSSQKDLISSLTEELESTQTDKLMIEKSFLEHRIAAIKAGYYERHYGDGPSANGTAKESQTENHYTVGTDGDDEAEDESDDDGDDEEEEDHDGDVDEEEEEIDTETLIKALEAEARNLKGRRQSFDIGGLVEQREIAERFESEMIDNPRPGARCHVTKVSMVSNHVTRHLIHHWIRSTWSNHFTYCAIL, from the exons ATGGCAGCGCCCTTGGGATCAATTTCGGTGCGACTAAGCACTGCAAGCTTCACATTTAAACGACGTAAAAACAGACCAGCAATTACTAAGTCAGCTGAGGGTACAACAAGTGATCTATTGTCAACGGAAAAATGCATCGAAAATAGCAAAACAAGTCAAGAAATAACGTGTGTTCCAGTTATAGTTGAATTCCGACGTCTCCTCGAGAGTGTCAAGTACAAAAGCATTGACGTCGTGCCCGGG ATTTCAAATGTTGAGCTACTCCATACTGTAGTTGGTCTCTATGACACGTGTCTTCCTGATATCACCCCTCAAGTTCTCTATTCAACTGTGACTGGAAAGTGGGCTAAAACACTTGTACTTCTCAGAAGTAAAAAGG ATGTGGCCCTGGAACTACAGCAAAGGCTTCTTCAAcaggagagagaaatagagaaaaatactGCACAGAAAGAAACAATATCACTGAACAATAATGCTGATGTGAACAAAGACTCTGCCATCGCTAATGACACCCCAACTAAGACAATAAACTCTAATGCAGATGTAGATCCCAGCGTGACTAACGATTCAGGTGAAACCAAAGAAAGTCCTCTCTTGAGACTACTAGAAATCGGTGGTGACGGAGAGGCAACTAATGTAATACAGAACAGTAAAGCCAGTAATAGTCAACCTGGTGGGGAAAAAGATTATGCTAATGATACGGTTGCTAAGGAGGAGGTGGATTGTGTGACTAAGGAGGATGGAGAGTTGGTTGCTAAGGAGGATTTAGAAGATGTCTTGGAGGAGGAAGAGCAGAGGAAGGTATTCGCTGATGTGTTCAGTGACTCTGACAGTGAGGAGGAAGAAAG tgaagaagaagaggaagaaagggaCTTTTCAAAAGGCATCCATGAATTCCTGAGAGCAGTGAAACagaggaaagagaggagagaaGAGTTGAGTTTAAACCCGACCCTGGAGGAAATAGAATCAACGGTCGGGATCGAGTCAAGGATTGTGGCTTGTGCAACTTGGGAAAAGTCCCACAT CCGTCCAGGTGAGAAGATTGTCCAGATAGACTTGATGGGCGTGAGAAAGAGATGCAGAAGATGTGGTATCGGGAGATATTTGTTAAGG CAAATGAAAGATGTAAGCATTGTTGGACCTTATGATTCTCTGGTGGTGTATGCTGACCATTCTGCAGTGGATTTCTTTGCGCTTCATGGCTTCAGTGATGACATTGTCTTGAATAGTAAATACTCTGACCTAGCCGATAATTGGACCAACTGCACCCTCATGTGCTACATACCTCCTTTTGTTG GACAAACAATTTTGAAGGAAACAGacatgacccttgacctgaaagAGATTGAGATGGAGCTTCAGAAATGGACAGAGAAAAGCCGAGATGCGTACCAAGGTCAGGTCTCATGCATTATGAGGTTACGACATGAGGTCATCGCACTTCGTGCTCTG GTGAGTTCACAGAAAGATCTGATCAGCTCATTGACAGAGGAGCTTGAAAGTACTCAGACAGATAAGCTCATGATCG AGAAAAGTTTTCTGGAGCATAGAATAGCAGCCATCAAAGCAGGGTATTATGAGAGGCACTATGGTGATGGTCCAT CAGCAAACGGGACTGCAAAGGAGTCCCAGACAGAGAATCATTACACCGTTGGTACCGATGGGGACGATGAGGCAGAAGATGAAAgcgatgatgatggggatgatgaggaggaggaggatcaTGATGGGGATGtagatgaagaggaggaggagatagatacagagacttTAATCAAAGCTCTAGAGGCTGAAGCAAGAAACTTGAAAG GTCGAAGACAGAGTTTTGATATTGGAGGCCTGGTTGAACAACGGGAGATCGCTGAGCGTTTTGAATCAGAGATGATTGACAATCCTCGACCCGGAGCAAGATGTCATGTGaccaaggtttccatggtaagtAATCATGTGACCAGACATCTGATACACCATTGGATACGATCTACATGGAGCAATCATTTTACATACTGTGCCATTTTGTAG